In a genomic window of Brucella anthropi ATCC 49188:
- the aceA gene encoding isocitrate lyase, with translation MTDFYSLIPSAPKGRFDGIQRAHTAEDVKRLRGSVEIKYSLAEMGANRLWKLIHEEDFVNALGALSGNQAMQMVRAGLKAIYLSGWQVAADANTASAMYPDQSLYPANAAPELAKRINKTLQRADQIETAEGKGLSVDTWFAPIVADAEAGFGGPLNAFEIMKAFIEAGAAGVHYEDQLASEKKCGHLGGKVLIPTAAHIRNLNAARLAADVMGTATLVIARTDAEAAKLLTSDIDERDKPFVDYDAGRTAEGFYQVKNGIEPCIARAIAYAPYCDLIWMETSKPDLEQARRFAEAVHKAHPGKKLAYNCSPSFNWKKNLDDATIAKFQRELGAMGYKFQFITLAGFHQLNFGMFELARSYKDRQMAAYSELQQAEFAAEANGYTATKHQREVGTGYFDAVSLAITGGQSSTTAMKESTETAQFRPAAE, from the coding sequence ATGACAGATTTTTACAGCCTTATTCCTTCGGCACCAAAGGGTCGCTTCGACGGCATCCAGCGTGCGCATACGGCCGAAGATGTAAAAAGGCTGCGTGGTTCGGTGGAGATCAAGTATTCGCTGGCCGAGATGGGCGCCAACCGCCTCTGGAAGCTGATCCATGAGGAAGATTTCGTCAATGCGCTGGGCGCACTTTCCGGCAATCAGGCCATGCAGATGGTTCGCGCCGGACTGAAGGCAATCTACCTCTCCGGCTGGCAGGTTGCAGCGGATGCGAACACGGCTTCGGCCATGTATCCGGACCAGTCACTCTATCCGGCGAATGCCGCCCCAGAACTGGCCAAGCGCATCAACAAGACGTTGCAGCGTGCCGACCAGATTGAAACCGCCGAAGGCAAGGGACTTTCGGTCGATACCTGGTTTGCCCCCATCGTTGCCGACGCTGAAGCAGGCTTCGGTGGCCCGCTGAACGCTTTCGAGATCATGAAAGCCTTCATCGAGGCGGGTGCAGCAGGCGTTCACTACGAGGACCAGCTCGCCTCGGAAAAGAAGTGCGGCCATCTTGGCGGCAAGGTTCTGATCCCGACGGCAGCGCACATCCGCAACCTTAACGCGGCGCGCCTGGCTGCTGACGTGATGGGAACGGCAACGCTGGTTATCGCCCGCACGGATGCGGAAGCCGCCAAGCTTCTGACTTCGGATATCGATGAGCGCGACAAGCCTTTCGTCGATTACGATGCGGGCCGCACGGCGGAAGGCTTCTATCAGGTGAAGAACGGCATTGAGCCATGTATCGCCCGTGCGATTGCCTATGCGCCTTATTGCGATCTGATCTGGATGGAAACATCCAAGCCTGATCTCGAACAGGCCCGCCGCTTCGCGGAAGCCGTGCACAAGGCACATCCGGGCAAGAAGCTCGCTTATAATTGCTCGCCGTCGTTCAACTGGAAGAAGAACCTCGACGATGCCACGATTGCCAAGTTCCAGCGCGAGCTGGGCGCGATGGGCTACAAGTTCCAGTTCATCACGCTGGCCGGTTTCCACCAGCTCAACTTCGGCATGTTCGAACTGGCACGCAGTTACAAGGATCGGCAGATGGCAGCCTATTCCGAATTGCAACAGGCGGAATTTGCAGCCGAAGCCAACGGCTACACCGCGACCAAGCATCAGCGTGAAGTCGGCACCGGCTATTTCGATGCCGTATCGCTCGCAATCACCGGCGGCCAGTCTTCGACCACCGCCATGAAGGAATCGACTGAAACAGCACAGTTCAGACCGGCTGCTGAATAA
- a CDS encoding SMc00767 family acetate metabolism repressor: MNSPARVKERAEEQSSSMTTDQQTVIRMLANDLHRLNYTVMKAVEAGVSVELVRSARHHGGDGNWGDLLIPVIVTHDK, encoded by the coding sequence ATGAATTCGCCAGCACGCGTCAAGGAAAGAGCAGAAGAACAATCTTCAAGCATGACCACGGATCAGCAGACCGTTATCCGTATGCTCGCCAACGATCTGCATCGCCTCAACTACACCGTCATGAAGGCGGTCGAGGCAGGCGTTTCCGTGGAACTGGTCCGCTCGGCCCGGCATCATGGCGGCGACGGCAACTGGGGTGATCTATTGATCCCAGTCATCGTCACCCACGACAAATGA
- a CDS encoding bestrophin family protein, with protein MIVRPRPPLWKLFFILKGSIILRILPQIFAVFLLSVLVVWAHRAFPGWVPAVNNGTALALLGIALSIFLGFRNNACYDRWWEARKIWGKLVYTTRGLGRQTLLLENVPGLEGGREKLLRYAIAFSQAMVSHLRPEETGGSNKYDKWLSAEERKALAESRNKPDFILRRLGAALADMRVKDALHPVDFQTLDSSVSALAEVQAACERLRFTPVPFGYTLLLHRTAYLFCFFIPFGFADMLGWGTPFVTTLVAYTFFGLDALGDELEEPFGTLPNDLPIGAIADTIEINLREALGEENLPDLPQPVDYLLM; from the coding sequence ATGATCGTTCGCCCGCGCCCTCCTTTGTGGAAGCTCTTCTTCATACTCAAGGGCTCCATCATCCTGCGTATCCTGCCGCAGATTTTTGCGGTTTTCCTTCTGTCGGTGCTGGTTGTGTGGGCGCATCGCGCGTTTCCCGGCTGGGTGCCAGCCGTCAACAACGGGACGGCTTTGGCGCTGCTCGGCATTGCGCTTTCGATCTTTCTCGGCTTCCGCAACAATGCCTGTTATGACCGCTGGTGGGAGGCTCGCAAAATCTGGGGTAAACTCGTCTATACGACACGCGGTCTGGGGCGTCAGACGCTGTTGCTGGAGAATGTGCCGGGACTGGAAGGCGGACGGGAAAAGCTGCTCCGTTATGCGATTGCGTTTTCGCAGGCCATGGTCAGCCATCTTCGGCCAGAGGAAACCGGTGGCTCAAACAAATACGACAAATGGTTGTCTGCGGAAGAGCGGAAAGCGTTGGCGGAAAGCCGCAACAAGCCTGATTTCATCTTGCGTCGGCTTGGTGCAGCTCTGGCGGATATGCGTGTGAAAGACGCTCTGCATCCGGTCGATTTCCAGACGCTTGACAGTTCAGTGTCTGCATTGGCAGAGGTTCAGGCGGCCTGCGAGCGGTTGCGGTTCACGCCGGTTCCCTTCGGTTATACGCTGCTTCTGCATCGCACGGCCTATCTGTTCTGTTTCTTCATACCGTTCGGCTTTGCCGATATGCTTGGTTGGGGAACGCCATTTGTGACGACACTGGTGGCCTATACTTTCTTTGGGCTGGATGCGCTGGGCGACGAGCTGGAGGAGCCGTTCGGAACATTGCCCAACGATCTGCCCATCGGGGCTATCGCCGATACAATCGAAATCAATCTGCGGGAAGCATTGGGCGAGGAAAACCTGCCCGACCTTCCTCAACCAGTCGATTATCTTCTTATGTAA
- a CDS encoding glutamine synthetase family protein: protein MSADTTEKKVTRAPRRRTPAYVKSLRGVKNWKQATEWLAWRDIEDIECITPDQAGVARGKMMPSKKFTSNTSLALPSAVFMTTISGDYPEDGYGFHYPEDDGDLKLVPDLSTLSAVPWESDPTAQVICDLVYQDGRGVEFTPRNVLRNVVAAYSKRGLKPVVAPEIEFYLVRKNPDPDYPLTPPVGRSGRAIGGGQGYSIAGVNEFDELIDDIYHFSEGQGLEIDTLIHEEGAGQLEINLRHGDPVELADQVFMFKRTIREAALKHDMYATFMAKPIQGQPGSAMHIHQSIVDKKTGRNIFTNEDGSESEAFRHFIGGMQRHVPNALVMFAPYVNSYRRLTPDASAPVNVKWGYDNRTTAFRVPRSDPNGRRVENRIPSSDANPYLALAASLACGLIGLVNKIEAEQPATTSVNTKEIELPRGLIDAVELFEEDTELRNLFGSSFVTTYAAIKRAEFETFMEVISPWEREFLLLNV, encoded by the coding sequence ATGTCTGCTGATACGACGGAAAAGAAGGTTACGCGCGCCCCGCGTCGCCGTACGCCTGCCTATGTCAAATCTCTTCGCGGTGTGAAGAACTGGAAGCAGGCGACCGAATGGCTTGCCTGGCGTGACATCGAAGACATCGAATGCATTACCCCCGATCAGGCGGGGGTTGCCCGCGGCAAGATGATGCCGTCGAAGAAGTTCACTTCCAATACCTCGCTGGCATTGCCTTCGGCCGTCTTCATGACGACGATTTCCGGCGACTATCCGGAAGACGGCTACGGCTTTCATTACCCGGAGGATGACGGCGACCTCAAGCTGGTGCCGGACCTCTCGACCCTTTCGGCTGTGCCGTGGGAATCCGATCCAACGGCACAAGTTATCTGCGATCTCGTCTATCAGGACGGACGCGGGGTGGAATTCACTCCGCGCAACGTGCTGCGCAATGTCGTTGCCGCCTACAGCAAGCGCGGCCTGAAACCGGTCGTTGCCCCGGAAATCGAGTTCTATCTGGTCCGCAAGAACCCCGACCCCGACTATCCGCTGACGCCACCTGTCGGTCGCTCGGGTCGCGCCATTGGCGGCGGACAGGGCTATTCGATTGCAGGCGTGAACGAGTTCGACGAACTGATCGACGACATCTATCATTTCTCCGAAGGCCAGGGGCTGGAGATCGACACGCTGATCCACGAAGAAGGCGCTGGCCAGCTTGAGATCAACCTGCGCCATGGCGACCCGGTGGAACTCGCCGACCAGGTTTTCATGTTCAAGCGCACCATCCGCGAGGCGGCGCTCAAGCACGACATGTATGCCACCTTCATGGCCAAACCCATTCAGGGCCAGCCCGGATCGGCAATGCATATCCACCAGTCCATCGTGGACAAGAAGACCGGACGCAACATCTTCACCAATGAGGATGGCAGCGAAAGCGAGGCTTTCCGCCATTTTATCGGCGGCATGCAGCGTCATGTGCCGAATGCGCTTGTCATGTTCGCGCCCTATGTGAATTCCTATCGCCGCCTGACGCCGGATGCTTCCGCACCCGTCAACGTCAAATGGGGCTACGACAACCGCACCACCGCTTTCCGCGTGCCGCGCTCCGACCCCAATGGGCGCCGCGTGGAAAACCGCATCCCCTCCTCCGATGCCAACCCCTATCTCGCGCTGGCGGCTTCACTTGCCTGCGGCCTGATCGGCCTCGTGAACAAGATTGAAGCTGAACAGCCTGCGACCACCAGCGTCAACACCAAGGAAATCGAACTGCCCCGCGGCCTGATCGACGCGGTGGAACTGTTTGAGGAAGACACGGAGCTGCGCAATCTGTTCGGCAGTTCCTTCGTCACGACCTATGCCGCCATCAAGCGTGCCGAGTTCGAAACCTTCATGGAAGTCATCAGCCCGTGGGAACGCGAGTTCCTGCTGCTCAACGTCTGA
- a CDS encoding NAD(P)/FAD-dependent oxidoreductase, protein MPYQSPISPGISWYEASVPDRPQYPEMDGSRQADVVVIGGGYTGLSAAYHLARQGVDVTLIDGARFGDGASGRNGGQFGTGQRTWAEDLEAEYGFERAKALFDVAEEAKAYLLAFADEHRIDMEYVPGQISVVHKPRYLKSYERHVELMASRFNYQHLRLLDRAETASLLGSERYFGGVYDAGTGHIHPLKLLVGTAKAAHAAGAKLFEDTRATKISTASGRVEVETNRGTISARNAFIAVNAYGGLLEPVSASHVMPIRSFIGATVPLGDDSPIIPGGESIDDSRFVVRYFRRSKDGRLLFGGREAYTADNPRDISTHIRRQIAEIYPALDKVEITHAWGGSVGITMPRQPFVREVMPGVISAGGYSGHGVMLANYMGKLYAETVAGNRDRLKLFEELRIPAFPGGRTFRSPLLFLALSWYALMDRI, encoded by the coding sequence ATGCCCTACCAAAGCCCAATCTCGCCCGGCATTTCCTGGTACGAAGCGAGTGTCCCTGATCGGCCGCAATATCCTGAAATGGATGGCTCGCGGCAGGCCGATGTCGTTGTCATTGGTGGCGGATATACAGGGCTTTCGGCTGCCTACCATCTGGCGAGACAGGGCGTGGACGTCACACTCATCGACGGAGCGCGGTTCGGCGATGGGGCGTCGGGGCGCAATGGTGGCCAGTTCGGCACCGGCCAGCGCACATGGGCCGAAGACCTTGAAGCCGAATATGGCTTTGAGCGCGCCAAGGCTCTGTTCGACGTGGCGGAAGAGGCCAAGGCCTATCTCCTTGCCTTTGCCGACGAACACAGGATCGATATGGAATATGTGCCCGGCCAGATTTCGGTCGTGCACAAGCCGCGCTATCTGAAGTCGTATGAACGCCATGTCGAGCTGATGGCGAGTCGCTTCAACTATCAGCACCTGCGTCTGCTCGACCGCGCTGAAACAGCGAGTCTGCTCGGTTCAGAACGCTATTTTGGCGGCGTTTATGATGCAGGCACCGGCCATATTCATCCGCTGAAACTGCTAGTCGGAACTGCAAAAGCCGCCCATGCGGCGGGCGCAAAGCTGTTTGAAGACACCAGAGCCACCAAAATCAGCACCGCAAGCGGACGGGTCGAAGTCGAAACCAATCGCGGAACCATATCGGCGCGAAATGCCTTCATCGCTGTCAATGCTTATGGCGGTCTGCTGGAACCGGTCAGCGCATCGCATGTCATGCCGATCCGCTCATTCATCGGCGCAACAGTGCCGCTTGGCGACGACAGCCCCATTATTCCGGGCGGTGAATCCATCGACGATTCCCGCTTCGTGGTGCGTTATTTCCGTCGTTCAAAGGACGGAAGGCTGCTGTTCGGCGGGCGCGAAGCCTACACTGCCGACAATCCGCGCGATATCAGCACCCACATCCGCCGCCAGATAGCCGAGATTTATCCGGCGCTGGACAAGGTCGAAATCACCCATGCATGGGGTGGCTCGGTCGGCATCACCATGCCGCGCCAGCCCTTCGTGCGCGAAGTGATGCCCGGTGTCATTTCCGCAGGTGGCTATTCCGGTCATGGCGTCATGCTGGCAAACTATATGGGCAAGCTCTATGCCGAAACCGTTGCTGGCAATCGCGACCGATTGAAACTGTTCGAAGAACTGCGGATTCCCGCCTTCCCCGGCGGTCGCACCTTCCGCTCACCGCTGCTGTTCCTTGCCCTGTCGTGGTATGCACTGATGGACAGGATTTAG
- a CDS encoding MarR family winged helix-turn-helix transcriptional regulator, giving the protein MSFSATAAEAEGLPAQQHQALLAIKAHAADAPLTVGNLAEWLVIAPHTATELVGRLVDADLVMRMVDPSDRRRHTLALTDKAEQVLERLSAAHLAEIRELAPNLIDVLTKLERAANKPK; this is encoded by the coding sequence ATGAGTTTCAGTGCAACGGCTGCGGAAGCGGAAGGGCTTCCGGCGCAACAGCATCAGGCGCTGCTTGCGATCAAGGCCCATGCCGCTGATGCACCGTTGACGGTTGGCAACCTTGCGGAATGGCTTGTCATTGCTCCGCATACGGCAACGGAGTTGGTCGGCAGGCTGGTGGATGCTGATCTGGTGATGCGGATGGTCGATCCTTCGGACCGCCGCCGCCACACATTGGCGCTGACCGACAAGGCCGAGCAGGTTCTTGAGCGGCTCAGCGCCGCGCACCTTGCCGAGATACGCGAGCTTGCCCCCAATCTGATCGATGTGTTGACCAAGCTGGAGCGTGCAGCGAACAAGCCGAAGTAA
- a CDS encoding chloride channel protein: MARQNEFRRPHDFTGGVARRVAGDFTADRRMLLLIAMAIVIGAASTAAAWVLVSLIALVTNLVWFGRISIDPATLAHLSPSFWIVLIPVVGGLAIGLMARYGSEKIRGHGIPEAIEAILIGGSRMSLKVAILKPLSSAISIGTGGPFGAEGPIIMTGGAIGSLFAQLFQMSSAERKTLLVAGAAAGMTAIFGTPIAAVMLGVELLLFEWKPRSFIPVAAAAAVAHTNRPLFFETGPLFQTHFHLALPWWGIVACALIGIVAGLQSGLLTTLLYKLEDAFERLPIHWMWWPAIGGIAIGIGGLIEPRALGVGYDLIDGFLNDKFLATTVLVVLLVKSAIWLCALASGTSGGVLAPLLIFGGAMGWLLGLILPGGEPGFWALLGMAAMMGGTMRAPLTGTFFAVEVTGDFGQIVPVFVATVTAYAVTVLLLKRSILTEKIARRGQHITREYGVSPFEFARVHEVMVTNVDTLPGSMTVQEASAFFASEAARHRLYPVIDNDRILIGMVTRADALEWQRKTDLSSQTLADAVSDTSTPVGHQDDSVAFITDMMIATDCGRIPIVTRDGKLCGLVSRKDLLQLRGQINGSEMERKSFLRTAEAG; encoded by the coding sequence ATGGCCCGGCAAAACGAGTTTCGAAGACCGCACGATTTCACCGGCGGCGTCGCGCGCCGCGTCGCGGGCGATTTTACCGCCGACAGGCGAATGCTGCTCCTGATCGCGATGGCGATCGTCATCGGTGCCGCCAGCACCGCTGCCGCATGGGTGCTTGTAAGCCTGATCGCCCTGGTCACCAATCTGGTCTGGTTTGGCCGCATCAGCATTGACCCGGCAACACTGGCGCACCTTTCGCCGTCCTTCTGGATCGTGCTCATCCCCGTGGTGGGTGGTCTCGCAATCGGGCTGATGGCACGTTACGGCTCCGAGAAAATTCGCGGGCACGGTATTCCGGAAGCAATCGAAGCCATCCTGATCGGCGGCAGTCGCATGTCGCTCAAAGTGGCGATACTGAAGCCACTTTCATCGGCGATCTCGATCGGTACAGGCGGCCCCTTTGGCGCCGAAGGTCCGATCATCATGACGGGCGGAGCTATCGGATCGCTTTTTGCGCAATTGTTTCAGATGAGTTCAGCCGAGCGGAAGACCTTGCTCGTGGCCGGTGCCGCCGCAGGCATGACCGCCATTTTCGGTACGCCCATTGCCGCCGTGATGCTGGGCGTCGAATTGCTGCTCTTCGAGTGGAAGCCCCGCAGCTTCATTCCTGTGGCAGCTGCAGCAGCAGTCGCTCACACAAACCGACCCTTGTTTTTCGAAACAGGTCCGCTGTTCCAGACCCATTTTCATCTGGCATTGCCCTGGTGGGGAATAGTCGCATGTGCCCTGATCGGCATTGTCGCCGGCCTGCAATCCGGCTTGCTCACGACCCTTCTCTACAAGCTGGAAGATGCATTCGAGCGACTGCCCATTCACTGGATGTGGTGGCCGGCAATCGGCGGCATCGCCATCGGCATTGGCGGTCTGATCGAACCGCGCGCGCTTGGTGTCGGCTATGATCTCATCGACGGTTTCCTCAATGATAAATTTCTGGCAACCACAGTGCTGGTGGTCCTGCTTGTCAAAAGCGCAATCTGGCTCTGCGCTCTGGCATCGGGCACGTCCGGCGGTGTTTTGGCCCCGCTTCTGATCTTCGGCGGCGCGATGGGCTGGCTGCTGGGCTTGATCTTGCCAGGCGGCGAACCCGGCTTCTGGGCGCTGCTCGGAATGGCCGCCATGATGGGCGGCACGATGCGCGCACCGCTGACCGGCACGTTCTTTGCAGTTGAAGTCACTGGCGATTTCGGCCAGATCGTTCCGGTGTTCGTGGCGACGGTAACCGCCTATGCGGTCACGGTTCTTCTGCTCAAGCGTTCAATCCTGACCGAGAAAATTGCGCGGCGCGGACAGCACATCACGCGCGAATATGGCGTAAGCCCGTTCGAGTTCGCCCGTGTGCATGAAGTCATGGTGACGAATGTGGACACGCTACCGGGAAGCATGACCGTGCAGGAAGCCTCTGCCTTTTTTGCCTCGGAAGCGGCACGGCATCGACTTTATCCGGTCATCGATAACGACCGGATACTGATCGGCATGGTGACGCGCGCTGATGCGCTGGAATGGCAGCGGAAGACGGATTTGTCCAGCCAGACGCTTGCAGATGCCGTTTCCGACACCTCCACACCTGTCGGCCATCAGGACGACAGCGTGGCGTTCATCACCGACATGATGATCGCGACTGATTGTGGACGTATCCCGATTGTGACACGCGACGGAAAACTCTGCGGACTGGTCAGCCGAAAAGACCTCTTGCAACTGAGAGGCCAGATCAACGGCAGTGAAATGGAACGGAAATCCTTCCTGCGCACGGCAGAAGCTGGCTAA
- a CDS encoding Hint domain-containing protein, translated as MSSEKNGHSPRSRARRHFLGLTAATAAKVVALGALASTMSSRPSQALGTKWWHGGHGGGGGSGSHCLLKGTLIETPTGPVAVETLSVGDLVTTACGETRPVKWVGWQSCRKGGTQWNESVMPIRVKRYAIDSKTPQRDLYLSPNHALLIDGVLIRAKDLVNGQSIARVSMDTTIDYYNIVLDSHDAVLAEGAAVETYLMRGDSYKGFTNFAEYQELYPDEANIIMRPYAPLMGYEGARQHMHALLCMSGILPLRDVVEETYQRLAAKTSESVA; from the coding sequence ATGTCTTCAGAAAAGAACGGGCATTCGCCGCGAAGTCGTGCGCGACGACATTTTCTGGGTCTCACAGCAGCCACTGCCGCCAAGGTTGTGGCACTGGGTGCTCTGGCTTCAACAATGTCATCACGCCCGTCGCAAGCCCTGGGCACGAAATGGTGGCATGGTGGTCATGGTGGCGGAGGAGGCTCCGGATCGCACTGCCTTTTGAAAGGCACACTTATCGAAACGCCCACCGGCCCGGTGGCGGTGGAGACATTATCCGTTGGCGATCTTGTGACTACGGCTTGCGGTGAAACGCGTCCGGTCAAGTGGGTCGGATGGCAGAGCTGCAGAAAAGGCGGCACGCAATGGAATGAGAGCGTGATGCCGATCCGTGTCAAACGTTATGCCATCGACAGCAAAACCCCGCAGCGCGACCTTTACCTTTCGCCCAACCATGCGCTGCTTATCGACGGCGTTCTGATCCGCGCGAAGGATCTGGTCAACGGCCAGAGCATAGCGCGCGTGTCGATGGATACGACAATCGACTATTACAACATCGTTCTCGACAGTCATGATGCCGTGCTGGCGGAAGGGGCAGCCGTCGAAACCTATCTGATGCGCGGCGACAGCTACAAGGGCTTCACCAACTTTGCCGAGTATCAGGAACTATATCCGGACGAAGCCAATATCATCATGCGGCCCTATGCGCCGCTTATGGGCTACGAAGGTGCCCGCCAGCACATGCATGCATTGTTGTGCATGAGCGGCATTCTTCCGCTGCGCGACGTGGTTGAGGAAACCTATCAGCGTCTGGCAGCAAAGACGAGTGAAAGCGTAGCGTAG
- the dmeF gene encoding CDF family Co(II)/Ni(II) efflux transporter DmeF, translating into MSAHHHSHHSGHQLSSRHDHVFLGENHRRNEKRTWIVIAITTAMMIIEITAGSLYGSMALTADGWHMSTHAAAMLIAALAYLYARKHAHNSRFTFGTGKLGDLAGFASAIVLALIALLIGWESFWRFSSPVNINFHEAILVAIIGLIVNLVCAWLLRDDHSHHHGHHHDHDHDHAGGYDQNLRAAYMHVLADALTSVLAIAALLLGSLYGWLWLDPAMGIVGAAVIAHWSWGLIKDTGSTLLDYLPEDEDLPDEIAEIISREGGEIADLHVWQLGPGHHGAIVSIVAEQPKTPSYYRNKLAAIHDLSHVTVEVETRAA; encoded by the coding sequence ATGAGCGCACATCATCACTCCCACCATTCCGGGCATCAGCTGAGTTCCAGACACGACCATGTCTTTCTGGGAGAAAACCACCGACGCAATGAGAAGCGAACCTGGATCGTGATCGCCATCACGACAGCGATGATGATAATCGAGATCACAGCCGGAAGCCTTTATGGCTCCATGGCGCTCACTGCCGATGGCTGGCACATGTCCACCCATGCAGCGGCAATGCTGATCGCGGCCCTTGCCTATCTCTATGCGCGCAAGCACGCACATAATTCGCGGTTCACGTTCGGCACAGGCAAGCTCGGCGATCTCGCTGGCTTTGCCAGCGCCATCGTTCTCGCACTGATCGCCCTCCTGATCGGATGGGAAAGCTTCTGGCGCTTCAGTTCCCCGGTAAACATCAATTTTCACGAGGCTATTCTCGTCGCAATCATCGGACTGATCGTCAACCTCGTCTGCGCCTGGCTTCTCAGGGACGATCATTCACACCATCATGGCCATCACCATGACCACGATCACGATCACGCGGGTGGCTATGACCAGAACTTGCGTGCAGCCTATATGCATGTGCTCGCCGATGCGCTGACATCGGTGCTTGCCATCGCAGCGCTCCTGCTAGGCAGCCTTTATGGCTGGCTCTGGCTCGACCCGGCAATGGGCATTGTCGGCGCTGCGGTGATCGCACACTGGTCATGGGGGCTGATCAAAGACACCGGCTCAACCCTTTTGGACTATCTGCCCGAAGACGAAGACCTGCCGGACGAGATCGCGGAGATCATCAGCCGCGAAGGCGGAGAGATCGCTGACCTGCATGTCTGGCAACTCGGGCCAGGCCATCACGGTGCCATTGTGTCGATCGTCGCGGAGCAGCCGAAGACACCGTCCTACTATCGGAACAAGCTTGCGGCGATCCATGATTTGTCGCATGTGACGGTGGAGGTGGAAACGCGCGCTGCCTGA
- a CDS encoding metal/formaldehyde-sensitive transcriptional repressor produces MTHTIREKQKLINRVRRIRGQLEGVERMLEEEKGCAEVMQVIAGVRGAVNGLMAEVIEDHILMHVADGALPQKERDEGAGELVDVVRAYMK; encoded by the coding sequence ATGACCCACACTATCCGTGAAAAGCAGAAGCTCATCAATCGCGTGCGTCGCATTCGTGGCCAGCTTGAAGGCGTGGAACGGATGCTTGAGGAAGAAAAGGGCTGCGCCGAAGTCATGCAGGTGATTGCAGGCGTCCGTGGTGCGGTCAACGGGCTGATGGCGGAAGTGATCGAAGACCACATCCTGATGCATGTTGCCGATGGCGCCCTTCCGCAAAAGGAACGCGACGAAGGTGCCGGCGAACTCGTCGACGTGGTTCGCGCCTATATGAAATAG
- a CDS encoding prephenate dehydrogenase/arogenate dehydrogenase family protein, translating to MSCDNNQHIKIGIIGFGAFGQLIARHLNPYFQLYAYDPVADLEQTVLMHGVTLTSMEQVARCNIVILATPVATLDRVVAMIAPHLRPGALVLDVGSVKVGPADIMQRGLPMHVDIVATHPLFGPQSARDGIAGLKIAVCPVRGTKFRRVAAFLKKHLALDVIVTTPEDHDREAAMVQGLTHLIAKVLVQMEPLPTRMTTKSFDLMMQAVGMVRHDAPEVFQAIERANPYAPKVRKHFFALADRINEELDHQSRRHSSLDDMQPILNENTAKLLNMADAYPK from the coding sequence ATGTCTTGCGACAATAATCAGCATATAAAAATTGGCATTATCGGCTTTGGTGCATTCGGGCAGCTTATCGCCCGCCACCTGAACCCGTATTTCCAGTTGTATGCCTACGACCCCGTCGCAGACCTTGAACAGACGGTGCTAATGCATGGCGTTACCCTGACCTCCATGGAACAGGTCGCCCGGTGCAATATCGTCATCCTCGCAACGCCGGTCGCGACGCTCGACCGCGTGGTGGCGATGATCGCGCCGCATCTGCGCCCCGGTGCGCTTGTTCTCGACGTCGGTTCAGTCAAGGTCGGGCCCGCCGATATCATGCAGCGCGGCCTGCCCATGCATGTCGATATTGTCGCCACACATCCGCTCTTCGGTCCGCAGAGCGCGCGTGACGGCATTGCCGGTCTGAAAATCGCCGTCTGCCCCGTGCGCGGTACAAAATTTCGCCGCGTTGCAGCCTTCCTGAAAAAGCATCTTGCCCTCGACGTCATCGTCACGACACCAGAAGACCACGACCGCGAAGCTGCAATGGTTCAGGGTCTGACGCATCTGATCGCCAAGGTTCTGGTGCAGATGGAGCCGTTACCAACCCGCATGACGACAAAGAGCTTTGACCTTATGATGCAGGCGGTTGGCATGGTCCGCCACGATGCGCCGGAAGTGTTTCAGGCCATCGAGCGCGCCAATCCTTATGCTCCGAAGGTACGCAAACATTTCTTCGCACTTGCCGACCGCATCAACGAAGAACTGGATCATCAATCCCGTCGACACAGCTCGCTTGACGACATGCAACCAATACTCAACGAGAATACAGCTAAACTGCTGAATATGGCCGACGCCTATCCGAAATAA